From the Diospyros lotus cultivar Yz01 chromosome 13, ASM1463336v1, whole genome shotgun sequence genome, one window contains:
- the LOC127788529 gene encoding ultraviolet-B receptor UVR8-like isoform X3 yields the protein MNGSGKEENMEKANEAVVLMWGYLPGASPQRSPLLSPASVRFPATGDSWKDVCGGGCGFAMAISEKGKVLTWGSSDDQGQSYLTSGKHGETPEPFQLPTEAPIVKAAAGWAHCVSVTGEVYTWGWKECVPSGKFVCDFSSGGSSEKESYGKQSPVLNDQASSESQGSKENTATATEYSPEIRKSGEERIKRRRIASSKEEPESSTSADETLSAPPCLVTLDPGVKITSVAAGGRHTLALSVSDVGQVWGWGYGGEGQLGLGSRIKMVSYPHLIPCTEPSSLEKDRYSVVKHGSVGSTTRTLKASGTYIKFIACGGRHSAVITDAGALLTFGWGLYGQCGQGDTNDVLKPTCVSSLLGTKIKGIAAGLWHTLCISVEGRVHAFGGNQFGQLGTGSDQSEDLPRLLNVPSLENKRAKVVSCGARHSAILTEDGKVYSWGWNKYGQLGVGEPVDWNIPSEVPIEGYVPKNLACGWWHTLLLAET from the exons ATGAATGGAAGTGGAAAGGAAGAGAATATGGAGAAGGCCAACGAGGCTGTGGTGTTGATGTGGGGATATCTTCCCGGAGCTTCGCCGCAGCGATCGCCGCTGCTTTCGCCTGCGTCCGTGCGGTTTCCGGCGACTGGTGATTCATGGAAGGACGTCTGTGGTGGTGGATGTGGATTCGCCATGGCCATTTCAG aAAAAGGGAAAGTCTTAACTTGGGGTTCATCAGATGATCAAGGTCAAAGCTATCTGACTTCAGGGAAGCATGGG GAAACTCCAGAACCATTTCAACTTCCAACTGAAGCTCCTATAGTGAAGGCAGCAGCTGGTTGGGCCCACTGTGTTTCAGTAACAG GTGAAGTATACACATGGGGTTGGAAGGAATGTGTTCCATCAGGGAAATTTGTCTGTGATTTTTCTTCTGGAGGAAGCTCTGAGAAGGAAAGTTATGGAAAGCAAAGTCCCGTCCTGAATGACCAAG CAAGTTCAGAGTCTCAAGGATCAAAAGAAAATACTGCCACAGCCACAGAATACAGTCCTGAGATTAGAAAGTCTGGAGAGGAAAGAATAAAGCGAAGAAGAATAGCATCCAGTAAAGAAGAACCTGAAAGCTCGACATCTGCTGATGAAACTCTCTCAGCACCACCTTGTCTTGTAACTCTGGATCCAGGAGTAAAAATTACATCTGTTGCTGCTGGTGGCCGTCATACTTTAGCTCTTTCAG TTTCAGATGTGGGACAGGTGTGGGGTTGGGGCTATGGAGGTGAAGGCCAGCTAGGTTTGGGTTCTCGTATAAAAATGGTGTCTTATCCTCATCTAATACCTTGTACGGAGCCATCCTCTCTTGAAAAAGATAGGTATTCAGTAGTTAAGCATGGAAGCGTGGGTTCAACAACTCGGACACTTAAAGCTTCAGGAACATACATAAAGTTCATTGCTTGTGGAGGTCGGCATAGTGCAGTAATAACTG ATGCTGGAGCGCTGCTTACTTTTGGATGGGGACTTTATGGACAG TGTGGGCAAGGGGATACAAATGATGTGCTGAAACCAACTTGTGTATCTTCTCTTTTGGGCACTAAAATAAAAGGAATAGCTGCTGGACTATGGCACACATTGTGCATATCAGTTGAAGGTCGAGTGCATGCCTTTGGTGGAAACCAGTTTGGACAATTGGGAACTGGTAGTGATCAGTCTGAG GATCTACCCCGGCTTTTGAATGTCCCATCACTGGAAAATAAACGAGCCAAAGTAGTATCCTGTGGAGCTCGTCATAGTGCCATACTCACAG AGGATGGAAAAGTGTATAGCTGGGGGTGGAACAAGTATGGTCAG CTTGGCGTGGGTGAACCAGTTGATTGGAACATTCCTTCAGAAGTTCCAATAGAAGGCTATGTGCCTAAGAATCTGGCCTGTGGTTGGTGGCACACCCTACTGCTGGCCGAAACTTAA
- the LOC127788529 gene encoding ultraviolet-B receptor UVR8-like isoform X1: MNGSGKEENMEKANEAVVLMWGYLPGASPQRSPLLSPASVRFPATGDSWKDVCGGGCGFAMAISEKGKVLTWGSSDDQGQSYLTSGKHGETPEPFQLPTEAPIVKAAAGWAHCVSVTDTGEVYTWGWKECVPSGKFVCDFSSGGSSEKESYGKQSPVLNDQASSESQGSKENTATATEYSPEIRKSGEERIKRRRIASSKEEPESSTSADETLSAPPCLVTLDPGVKITSVAAGGRHTLALSVSDVGQVWGWGYGGEGQLGLGSRIKMVSYPHLIPCTEPSSLEKDRYSVVKHGSVGSTTRTLKASGTYIKFIACGGRHSAVITDAGALLTFGWGLYGQCGQGDTNDVLKPTCVSSLLGTKIKGIAAGLWHTLCISVEGRVHAFGGNQFGQLGTGSDQSEDLPRLLNVPSLENKRAKVVSCGARHSAILTEDGKVYSWGWNKYGQLGVGEPVDWNIPSEVPIEGYVPKNLACGWWHTLLLAET, encoded by the exons ATGAATGGAAGTGGAAAGGAAGAGAATATGGAGAAGGCCAACGAGGCTGTGGTGTTGATGTGGGGATATCTTCCCGGAGCTTCGCCGCAGCGATCGCCGCTGCTTTCGCCTGCGTCCGTGCGGTTTCCGGCGACTGGTGATTCATGGAAGGACGTCTGTGGTGGTGGATGTGGATTCGCCATGGCCATTTCAG aAAAAGGGAAAGTCTTAACTTGGGGTTCATCAGATGATCAAGGTCAAAGCTATCTGACTTCAGGGAAGCATGGG GAAACTCCAGAACCATTTCAACTTCCAACTGAAGCTCCTATAGTGAAGGCAGCAGCTGGTTGGGCCCACTGTGTTTCAGTAACAG ATACAGGTGAAGTATACACATGGGGTTGGAAGGAATGTGTTCCATCAGGGAAATTTGTCTGTGATTTTTCTTCTGGAGGAAGCTCTGAGAAGGAAAGTTATGGAAAGCAAAGTCCCGTCCTGAATGACCAAG CAAGTTCAGAGTCTCAAGGATCAAAAGAAAATACTGCCACAGCCACAGAATACAGTCCTGAGATTAGAAAGTCTGGAGAGGAAAGAATAAAGCGAAGAAGAATAGCATCCAGTAAAGAAGAACCTGAAAGCTCGACATCTGCTGATGAAACTCTCTCAGCACCACCTTGTCTTGTAACTCTGGATCCAGGAGTAAAAATTACATCTGTTGCTGCTGGTGGCCGTCATACTTTAGCTCTTTCAG TTTCAGATGTGGGACAGGTGTGGGGTTGGGGCTATGGAGGTGAAGGCCAGCTAGGTTTGGGTTCTCGTATAAAAATGGTGTCTTATCCTCATCTAATACCTTGTACGGAGCCATCCTCTCTTGAAAAAGATAGGTATTCAGTAGTTAAGCATGGAAGCGTGGGTTCAACAACTCGGACACTTAAAGCTTCAGGAACATACATAAAGTTCATTGCTTGTGGAGGTCGGCATAGTGCAGTAATAACTG ATGCTGGAGCGCTGCTTACTTTTGGATGGGGACTTTATGGACAG TGTGGGCAAGGGGATACAAATGATGTGCTGAAACCAACTTGTGTATCTTCTCTTTTGGGCACTAAAATAAAAGGAATAGCTGCTGGACTATGGCACACATTGTGCATATCAGTTGAAGGTCGAGTGCATGCCTTTGGTGGAAACCAGTTTGGACAATTGGGAACTGGTAGTGATCAGTCTGAG GATCTACCCCGGCTTTTGAATGTCCCATCACTGGAAAATAAACGAGCCAAAGTAGTATCCTGTGGAGCTCGTCATAGTGCCATACTCACAG AGGATGGAAAAGTGTATAGCTGGGGGTGGAACAAGTATGGTCAG CTTGGCGTGGGTGAACCAGTTGATTGGAACATTCCTTCAGAAGTTCCAATAGAAGGCTATGTGCCTAAGAATCTGGCCTGTGGTTGGTGGCACACCCTACTGCTGGCCGAAACTTAA
- the LOC127788529 gene encoding uncharacterized protein LOC127788529 isoform X4 has translation MNGSGKEENMEKANEAVVLMWGYLPGASPQRSPLLSPASVRFPATGDSWKDVCGGGCGFAMAISEKGKVLTWGSSDDQGQSYLTSGKHGETPEPFQLPTEAPIVKAAAGWAHCVSVTDTGEVYTWGWKECVPSGKFVCDFSSGGSSEKESYGKQSPVLNDQASSESQGSKENTATATEYSPEIRKSGEERIKRRRIASSKEEPESSTSADETLSAPPCLVTLDPGVKITSVAAGGRHTLALSVSDVGQVWGWGYGGEGQLGLGSRIKMVSYPHLIPCTEPSSLEKDRYSVVKHGSVGSTTRTLKASGTYIKFIACGGRHSAVITDAGALLTFGWGLYGQCGQGDTNDVLKPTCVSSLLGTKIKGIAAGLWHTLCISVEGRVHAFGGNQFGQLGTGSDQSERMEKCIAGGGTSMVSLAWVNQLIGTFLQKFQ, from the exons ATGAATGGAAGTGGAAAGGAAGAGAATATGGAGAAGGCCAACGAGGCTGTGGTGTTGATGTGGGGATATCTTCCCGGAGCTTCGCCGCAGCGATCGCCGCTGCTTTCGCCTGCGTCCGTGCGGTTTCCGGCGACTGGTGATTCATGGAAGGACGTCTGTGGTGGTGGATGTGGATTCGCCATGGCCATTTCAG aAAAAGGGAAAGTCTTAACTTGGGGTTCATCAGATGATCAAGGTCAAAGCTATCTGACTTCAGGGAAGCATGGG GAAACTCCAGAACCATTTCAACTTCCAACTGAAGCTCCTATAGTGAAGGCAGCAGCTGGTTGGGCCCACTGTGTTTCAGTAACAG ATACAGGTGAAGTATACACATGGGGTTGGAAGGAATGTGTTCCATCAGGGAAATTTGTCTGTGATTTTTCTTCTGGAGGAAGCTCTGAGAAGGAAAGTTATGGAAAGCAAAGTCCCGTCCTGAATGACCAAG CAAGTTCAGAGTCTCAAGGATCAAAAGAAAATACTGCCACAGCCACAGAATACAGTCCTGAGATTAGAAAGTCTGGAGAGGAAAGAATAAAGCGAAGAAGAATAGCATCCAGTAAAGAAGAACCTGAAAGCTCGACATCTGCTGATGAAACTCTCTCAGCACCACCTTGTCTTGTAACTCTGGATCCAGGAGTAAAAATTACATCTGTTGCTGCTGGTGGCCGTCATACTTTAGCTCTTTCAG TTTCAGATGTGGGACAGGTGTGGGGTTGGGGCTATGGAGGTGAAGGCCAGCTAGGTTTGGGTTCTCGTATAAAAATGGTGTCTTATCCTCATCTAATACCTTGTACGGAGCCATCCTCTCTTGAAAAAGATAGGTATTCAGTAGTTAAGCATGGAAGCGTGGGTTCAACAACTCGGACACTTAAAGCTTCAGGAACATACATAAAGTTCATTGCTTGTGGAGGTCGGCATAGTGCAGTAATAACTG ATGCTGGAGCGCTGCTTACTTTTGGATGGGGACTTTATGGACAG TGTGGGCAAGGGGATACAAATGATGTGCTGAAACCAACTTGTGTATCTTCTCTTTTGGGCACTAAAATAAAAGGAATAGCTGCTGGACTATGGCACACATTGTGCATATCAGTTGAAGGTCGAGTGCATGCCTTTGGTGGAAACCAGTTTGGACAATTGGGAACTGGTAGTGATCAGTCTGAG AGGATGGAAAAGTGTATAGCTGGGGGTGGAACAAGTATGGTCAG CTTGGCGTGGGTGAACCAGTTGATTGGAACATTCCTTCAGAAGTTCCAATAG
- the LOC127788529 gene encoding ultraviolet-B receptor UVR8-like isoform X2, whose amino-acid sequence MNGSGKEENMEKANEAVVLMWGYLPGASPQRSPLLSPASVRFPATGDSWKDVCGGGCGFAMAISEKGKVLTWGSSDDQGQSYLTSGKHGETPEPFQLPTEAPIVKAAAGWAHCVSVTDTGEVYTWGWKECVPSGKFVCDFSSGGSSEKESYGKQSPVLNDQASSESQGSKENTATATEYSPEIRKSGEERIKRRRIASSKEEPESSTSADETLSAPPCLVTLDPGVKITSVAAGGRHTLALSDVGQVWGWGYGGEGQLGLGSRIKMVSYPHLIPCTEPSSLEKDRYSVVKHGSVGSTTRTLKASGTYIKFIACGGRHSAVITDAGALLTFGWGLYGQCGQGDTNDVLKPTCVSSLLGTKIKGIAAGLWHTLCISVEGRVHAFGGNQFGQLGTGSDQSEDLPRLLNVPSLENKRAKVVSCGARHSAILTEDGKVYSWGWNKYGQLGVGEPVDWNIPSEVPIEGYVPKNLACGWWHTLLLAET is encoded by the exons ATGAATGGAAGTGGAAAGGAAGAGAATATGGAGAAGGCCAACGAGGCTGTGGTGTTGATGTGGGGATATCTTCCCGGAGCTTCGCCGCAGCGATCGCCGCTGCTTTCGCCTGCGTCCGTGCGGTTTCCGGCGACTGGTGATTCATGGAAGGACGTCTGTGGTGGTGGATGTGGATTCGCCATGGCCATTTCAG aAAAAGGGAAAGTCTTAACTTGGGGTTCATCAGATGATCAAGGTCAAAGCTATCTGACTTCAGGGAAGCATGGG GAAACTCCAGAACCATTTCAACTTCCAACTGAAGCTCCTATAGTGAAGGCAGCAGCTGGTTGGGCCCACTGTGTTTCAGTAACAG ATACAGGTGAAGTATACACATGGGGTTGGAAGGAATGTGTTCCATCAGGGAAATTTGTCTGTGATTTTTCTTCTGGAGGAAGCTCTGAGAAGGAAAGTTATGGAAAGCAAAGTCCCGTCCTGAATGACCAAG CAAGTTCAGAGTCTCAAGGATCAAAAGAAAATACTGCCACAGCCACAGAATACAGTCCTGAGATTAGAAAGTCTGGAGAGGAAAGAATAAAGCGAAGAAGAATAGCATCCAGTAAAGAAGAACCTGAAAGCTCGACATCTGCTGATGAAACTCTCTCAGCACCACCTTGTCTTGTAACTCTGGATCCAGGAGTAAAAATTACATCTGTTGCTGCTGGTGGCCGTCATACTTTAGCTCTTTCAG ATGTGGGACAGGTGTGGGGTTGGGGCTATGGAGGTGAAGGCCAGCTAGGTTTGGGTTCTCGTATAAAAATGGTGTCTTATCCTCATCTAATACCTTGTACGGAGCCATCCTCTCTTGAAAAAGATAGGTATTCAGTAGTTAAGCATGGAAGCGTGGGTTCAACAACTCGGACACTTAAAGCTTCAGGAACATACATAAAGTTCATTGCTTGTGGAGGTCGGCATAGTGCAGTAATAACTG ATGCTGGAGCGCTGCTTACTTTTGGATGGGGACTTTATGGACAG TGTGGGCAAGGGGATACAAATGATGTGCTGAAACCAACTTGTGTATCTTCTCTTTTGGGCACTAAAATAAAAGGAATAGCTGCTGGACTATGGCACACATTGTGCATATCAGTTGAAGGTCGAGTGCATGCCTTTGGTGGAAACCAGTTTGGACAATTGGGAACTGGTAGTGATCAGTCTGAG GATCTACCCCGGCTTTTGAATGTCCCATCACTGGAAAATAAACGAGCCAAAGTAGTATCCTGTGGAGCTCGTCATAGTGCCATACTCACAG AGGATGGAAAAGTGTATAGCTGGGGGTGGAACAAGTATGGTCAG CTTGGCGTGGGTGAACCAGTTGATTGGAACATTCCTTCAGAAGTTCCAATAGAAGGCTATGTGCCTAAGAATCTGGCCTGTGGTTGGTGGCACACCCTACTGCTGGCCGAAACTTAA
- the LOC127788529 gene encoding ultraviolet-B receptor UVR8-like isoform X5, translated as MSKEKGKVLTWGSSDDQGQSYLTSGKHGETPEPFQLPTEAPIVKAAAGWAHCVSVTDTGEVYTWGWKECVPSGKFVCDFSSGGSSEKESYGKQSPVLNDQASSESQGSKENTATATEYSPEIRKSGEERIKRRRIASSKEEPESSTSADETLSAPPCLVTLDPGVKITSVAAGGRHTLALSVSDVGQVWGWGYGGEGQLGLGSRIKMVSYPHLIPCTEPSSLEKDRYSVVKHGSVGSTTRTLKASGTYIKFIACGGRHSAVITDAGALLTFGWGLYGQCGQGDTNDVLKPTCVSSLLGTKIKGIAAGLWHTLCISVEGRVHAFGGNQFGQLGTGSDQSEDLPRLLNVPSLENKRAKVVSCGARHSAILTEDGKVYSWGWNKYGQLGVGEPVDWNIPSEVPIEGYVPKNLACGWWHTLLLAET; from the exons ATGTCAAAGG aAAAAGGGAAAGTCTTAACTTGGGGTTCATCAGATGATCAAGGTCAAAGCTATCTGACTTCAGGGAAGCATGGG GAAACTCCAGAACCATTTCAACTTCCAACTGAAGCTCCTATAGTGAAGGCAGCAGCTGGTTGGGCCCACTGTGTTTCAGTAACAG ATACAGGTGAAGTATACACATGGGGTTGGAAGGAATGTGTTCCATCAGGGAAATTTGTCTGTGATTTTTCTTCTGGAGGAAGCTCTGAGAAGGAAAGTTATGGAAAGCAAAGTCCCGTCCTGAATGACCAAG CAAGTTCAGAGTCTCAAGGATCAAAAGAAAATACTGCCACAGCCACAGAATACAGTCCTGAGATTAGAAAGTCTGGAGAGGAAAGAATAAAGCGAAGAAGAATAGCATCCAGTAAAGAAGAACCTGAAAGCTCGACATCTGCTGATGAAACTCTCTCAGCACCACCTTGTCTTGTAACTCTGGATCCAGGAGTAAAAATTACATCTGTTGCTGCTGGTGGCCGTCATACTTTAGCTCTTTCAG TTTCAGATGTGGGACAGGTGTGGGGTTGGGGCTATGGAGGTGAAGGCCAGCTAGGTTTGGGTTCTCGTATAAAAATGGTGTCTTATCCTCATCTAATACCTTGTACGGAGCCATCCTCTCTTGAAAAAGATAGGTATTCAGTAGTTAAGCATGGAAGCGTGGGTTCAACAACTCGGACACTTAAAGCTTCAGGAACATACATAAAGTTCATTGCTTGTGGAGGTCGGCATAGTGCAGTAATAACTG ATGCTGGAGCGCTGCTTACTTTTGGATGGGGACTTTATGGACAG TGTGGGCAAGGGGATACAAATGATGTGCTGAAACCAACTTGTGTATCTTCTCTTTTGGGCACTAAAATAAAAGGAATAGCTGCTGGACTATGGCACACATTGTGCATATCAGTTGAAGGTCGAGTGCATGCCTTTGGTGGAAACCAGTTTGGACAATTGGGAACTGGTAGTGATCAGTCTGAG GATCTACCCCGGCTTTTGAATGTCCCATCACTGGAAAATAAACGAGCCAAAGTAGTATCCTGTGGAGCTCGTCATAGTGCCATACTCACAG AGGATGGAAAAGTGTATAGCTGGGGGTGGAACAAGTATGGTCAG CTTGGCGTGGGTGAACCAGTTGATTGGAACATTCCTTCAGAAGTTCCAATAGAAGGCTATGTGCCTAAGAATCTGGCCTGTGGTTGGTGGCACACCCTACTGCTGGCCGAAACTTAA